A single Populus nigra chromosome 13, ddPopNigr1.1, whole genome shotgun sequence DNA region contains:
- the LOC133671257 gene encoding receptor protein kinase TMK1-like, translated as MKRRSHRRTKLLLVFLVGFSSIFHFANSQTSPDAEVMFSLKKSLNVPDSLGWSDPDPCNWNHVVCSDEKRVTRIQIGRQNLQGTLPSNLRNLAQLERLELQYNNISGPLPSLNGLSSLQVILLSDNKFISVPSDFFTGLSSLQSVEIDNNPFSNWVIPESIKNASALQNFSANSANISGSIPGFFGPDSFPGLTILRLAFNDLEGELPASFSGSQVQSLWLNGQKLSGGIDVIQNMTLLREVWLHSNGFSGPLPDFSGLKDLESLSLRDNSFTGLVPESLVNLESLKFVNLSNNLLQGPMPEFKSSVSVDMVKDSNRFCLPTPGLCDSRVNTLLSIVKSMDYPQRLADSWKGNDPCADWIGITCNNGNITVVNFEKMGLTGSISPDFASVKSLERLVLANNNLTGSIPQEITTLPGLKVLDVSNNHLYGRVPAFTSNVIVNTNGNPNIGKDVNSSTSSESPSASPSANTGSGSGGSSRKSGKKSSTLIVVIIFSVIGGVFLLSLIGLLVFCLYKKKQKRFSRVQSPNEMVIHPRHSGSDNESVKITVAGSSISVGAISETHTIPASEQGDIQMVEAGNMVISIQVLRNVTNNFSEENILGWGGFGVVYKGELHDGTKIAVKRMESGVISGKGLTEFKSEIAVLTKVRHRHLVALLGYCLDGNEKLLVYEYMPQGTLSRHIFNWAEEGLKPLEWTRRLTIALDVARGVEYLHGLAHQSFIHRDLKPSNILLGDDMRAKVADFGLVRLAPEGKGSIETRIAGTFGYLAPEYAVTGRVTTKVDVFSFGVILMELITGRKALDERQPEESLHLVTWFRRMHLNKDTFRKAIDPTIDLNEETLASISTVAELAGHCCAREPYQRPDMGHTVNVLSSLVELWKPTDQSSEDIYGIDLEMSLPQALKKWQAYEGRSNMDSSSSLLPSLDNTQTSIPARPYGFAESFTSADGR; from the exons ATGAAGAGAAGAAGCCATCGGAGAACGAAACTTTTACTAGTTTTCCTTGTTGGGTTTTCTTCAATCTTTCATTTTGCAAACTCTCAAACAAGCCCAGATGCTGAAGTTATGTTCTCTCTCAAAAAAAGCCTCAACGTGCCAGATTCACTTGGATGGTCCGATCCAGATCCATGCAACTGGAACCATGTAGTATGTTCGGACGAAAAGCGGGTCACCAGGATCCAAATTGGACGCCAAAACCTTCAAGGTACACTCCCTTCAAATCTCCGAAACCTTGCTCAACTTGAACGTTTAGAGCTTCAGTATAACAACATTTCCGGTCCTTTGCCAAGTTTAAACGGGTTAAGTTCATTACAAGTGATCCTTCTAAGTGACAATAAGTTCATTTCAGTCCCTAGTGACTTTTTCACTGGTTTATCTTCACTTCAATCTGTGGAGATCGATAACAACCCGTTTTCCAATTGGGTCATACCAGAAAGTATAAAAAATGCTTCTGCTTTGCAGAATTTCTCTGCAAACTCAGCTAATATATCCGGGTCAATACCGGGTTTTTTTGGCCCGGATTCTTTTCCGGGTCTAACCATCTTGAGGTTAGCTTTCAATGATCTTGAAGGTGAGTTGCCTGCAAGTTTTTCGGGGTCACAAGTTCAGTCTTTGTGGCTTAATGGGCAGAAACTTAGTGGTGGCATTGATGTTATTCAGAACATGACTTTGTTAAGAGAAGTTTGGTTGCATTCTAATGGGTTTTCGGGTCCCTTACCTGACTTCTCGGGTTTGAAAGATTTAGAGAGCTTAAGTTTAAGAGATAATTCATTTACTGGCCTTGTTCCTGAGTCTTTGGTTAACCTTGAGTCGTTAAAGTTCGTGAATTTGTCGAATAATTTGCTTCAAGGACCAATGCCTGAGTTTAAGAGCTCAGTTTCTGTGGATATGGTTAAGGATTCGAACAGATTCTGTCTGCCAACTCCTGGTTTGTGTGATTCGCGAGTTAACACATTGCTTTCGATTGTGAAATCAATGGATTATCCGCAAAGGTTGGCGGATAGTTGGAAGGGGAATGATCCATGTGCTGATTGGATTGGAATTACTTGCAATAACGGGAACATCACAGTTGTCAACTTTGAGAAGATGGGGCTAACAGGCTCGATTTCTCCAGATTTTGCTTCGGTTAAGTCATTGGAAAGATTGGTTCTTGCAAATAATAACCTCACAGGTTCGATTCCACAAGAAATTACTACCTTACCCGGACTTAAAGTGCTTGATGTGTCAAACAATCACCTGTATGGGAGAGTTCCAGCCTTTACCAGTAATGTGATTGTTAACACTAATGGTAATCCAAATATAGGGAAGGATGTGAATAGTTCTACATCTTCGGAATCACCATCTGCAAGTCCATCGGCGAATACTGGCTCTGGAAGTGGTGGTAGTTCAAGAAAAAGTGGCAAGAAATCTTCTACTTTGATTGTAGTAATTATATTTTCGGTAATTGGGGGTGTTTTCCTGTTGTCCTTGATCGGCTTGTTGGTTTTCTGTCTAtacaagaagaaacaaaagcgTTTTAGCAGAGTACAGAGTCCGAATGAAATGGTGATTCATCCTCGCCATTCTGGGTCTGATAATGAGAGTGTGAAGATTACAGTTGCTGGCTCAAGTATCAGTGTTGGTGCTATTAGCGAAACACATACTATTCCTGCAAGTGAACAAGGTGACATTCAAATGGTTGAGGCTGGGAACATGGTCATTTCTATTCAAGTGTTACGGAATGTTACAAACAATTTCAGTGAAGAAAATATATTGGGATGGGGAGGTTTTGGAGTGGTCTACAAAGGTGAGTTGCATGATGGTACAAAGATTGCTGTGAAGAGGATGGAGTCGGGTGTCATAAGTGGTAAGGGACTAACTGAGTTCAAGTCTGAGATTGCTGTTTTGACCAAGGTTAGGCACCGACATCTCGTTGCTCTTCTTGGGTACTGCTTGGATGGTAATGAGAAGCTTCTTGTGTATGAATATATGCCACAAGGGACACTCAGTAGACATATCTTCAACTGGGCAGAAGAAGGATTGAAACCACTAGAGTGGACAAGGAGGTTGACTATAGCCTTGGATGTGGCAAGAGGTGTTGAGTACCTTCATGGTTTGGCTCATCAAAGCTTTATACACAGGGACTTGAAGCCTTCAAACATTCTTCTTGGGGATGATATGAGGGCTAAGGTTGCAGACTTTGGTCTTGTGCGTCTTGCACCAGAGGGTAAAGGCTCTATTGAAACTAGAATTGCTGGAACTTTCGGATACTTGGCACCGGAATATGCAG TTACTGGTCGAGTGACAACTAAAGTTGATGTCTTCAGTTTCGGAGTGATATTGATGGAGCTTATAACGGGTAGAAAAGCTCTTGATGAGAGGCAACCTGAAGAGAGCTTGCATCTTGTAACATGGTTCCGCAGAATGCACCTGAACAAGGACACATTCCGGAAGGCCATCGATCCCACAATTGACCTCAATGAGGAGACGCTTGCCAGCATCAGCACCGTTGCAGAGTTGGCAGGCCATTGCTGCGCAAGGGAACCGTATCAAAGGCCAGACATGGGTCATACTGTGAATGTTCTCTCTTCTCTGGTGGAGCTCTGGAAACCAACCGACCAAAGTTCTGAAGACATATATGGTATTGACCTTGAAATGTCCTTGCCGCAGGCACTTAAGAAGTGGCAAGCTTATGAAGGTAGAAGCAACAtggattcttcttcttcactccTTCCCAGCTTAGACAATACTCAGACCAGCATACCTGCACGCCCATATGGGTTTGCTGAGTCATTTACATCAGCTGATGGAAGATGA
- the LOC133670900 gene encoding U-box domain-containing protein 21-like: protein MILSWRSRRNSKKNKIPSQEINSDMEISNPRHFCCPISLDLMKDPVTLSTGITYDRESIEKWIEEGNLTCPVTNQVLASYDQIPNHSIRKMIQDWCVENRSYGVERIPTPRVPVTPYDVSETCKRVNDATRRGEQNKCRELVRKIKNWGKESERNKKCVVENGAGCVLSACFESFASVSVGRDEDLLGEILSVLVWMFPLGEEGQSKLGSVRSLNCLVWFLKSGDLSARQNAALVLKNLLALDQKHVSALVGIEGVFAALVKLIKEPICPTATKASLMAIFYMTSPSSLNEKMIPMFVEMGLVSVIVEILVDGDKSICEKALGVLDHICDCKEGREKAYENALIVAVLIKKILKVSGLASELSVSILWKLFKNSQYRPEDDDAEGGVVVEALQVGAFQKLLVLLQVGCGESTKEKLKELLKLLNLCRVRLDCLDSTADFKYLKRSY, encoded by the coding sequence ATGATACTTTCCTGGAGATCAAGAAGAAATTCGAAGAAAAACAAGATTCCAAGCCAAGAAATCAATTCAGACATGGAAATCTCGAATCCTAGGCACTTCTGCTGCCCGATTTCTCTTGACTTGATGAAAGATCCTGTCACATTGTCGACGGGAATCACATACGACAGAGAAAGCATTGAAAAATGGATTGAAGAGGGCAACCTAACGTGTCCGGTTACAAACCAGGTGTTAGCAAGCTATGATCAGATACCAAATCATTCCATAAGAAAGATGATTCAAGATTGGTGCGTGGAGAACCGTTCTTATGGTGTCGAGAGGATTCCTACGCCTCGCGTTCCAGTGACACCCTATGACGTTTCGGAGACTTGTAAGAGGGTTAATGATGCAACTCGACGTGGGGAGCAAAATAAGTGTCGGGAATTGGTTAGGAAGATCAAGAACTGGGGTAAAGAGAGTGAGCGCAACAAGAAGTGTGTTGTGGAGAATGGGGCTGGTTGTGTCTTATCGGCTTGTTTCGAGTCCTTTGCAAGTGTTTCAGTGGGGAGAGATGAGGATTTGTTGGGAGAGATTTTATCGGTTTTGGTATGGATGTTTCCACTTGGTGAAGAAGGCCAAAGTAAGCTTGGGTCGGTTAGGTCTTTGAATTGTTTGGTATGGTTCTTGAAGAGTGGAGATCTTTCAGCCAGGCAAAATGCAGCTTTGGTGCTTAAAAATCTTCTTGCTTTGGATCAAAAACATGTGAGTGCCTTGGTGGGGATTGAAGGCGTGTTTGCAGCATTGGTTAAGTTGATCAAGGAGCCTATTTGCCCTACTGCTACCAAGGCTTCATTGATGGCAATTTTCTACATGACTTCACCATCAAGCCTCAATGAGAAGATGATACCAATGTTTGTGGAAATGGGTTTGGTGTCAGTGATCGTAGAGATTCTTGTTGATGGAGATAAAAGCATATGTGAGAAGGCATTAGGTGTTCTGGACCATATTTGTGATTGCAAAGAAGGGAGAGAAAAGGCCTATGAGAATGCTCTAATTGTTGCTGTTTTGATCAAGAAAATCTTGAAAGTATCAGGTTTGGCATCAGAATTGTCAGTCTCCATTCTCTGGAAGCTCTTCAAGAATTCTCAATACAGACCAGAGGATGATGATGCTGAAGGAGGTGTGGTAGTTGAGGCACTTCAAGTGGGTGCTTTTCAGAAATTATTGGTCTTACTGCAAGTGGGTTGTGGCGAGAGCACAAAAGAGAAGCTTAAAGAGTTGCTAAAACTGCTGAATCTTTGTAGAGTTAGGTTAGATTGTTTAGATTCTACAGCAGATTTCAAGTATCTCAAAAGATCATACTGA